One genomic region from Stutzerimonas decontaminans encodes:
- a CDS encoding OsmC family protein translates to MAMKTISARGEMNAGMAIVVECGNHRLTMDQPKNAAGQDLGPTPLEAILAAVAGCFGTIGRFIAHQQKIELRGMRFELEADYDPAGLLGRDPDVRPGFQELRVKVEIDADLDQAGKQALLEQIEKRCPVADNLTHGTRLVSVLL, encoded by the coding sequence TGGCGATCGTGGTGGAGTGCGGCAATCATCGTCTGACGATGGACCAGCCGAAAAACGCAGCAGGACAGGATCTAGGACCAACCCCTCTGGAGGCCATCCTGGCGGCTGTGGCCGGATGTTTCGGTACCATCGGCCGTTTCATCGCCCATCAGCAGAAGATCGAACTGCGCGGCATGCGCTTTGAGCTGGAGGCCGATTACGATCCCGCTGGCCTGTTGGGCCGCGATCCGGATGTACGCCCCGGCTTTCAGGAGCTGCGGGTGAAGGTCGAGATCGACGCCGATCTGGACCAGGCCGGCAAGCAGGCGCTTCTCGAACAGATCGAAAAACGCTGTCCGGTGGCTGATAACCTTACCCATGGCACGCGCTTGGTCAGCGTGCTGCTCTGA
- the htpG gene encoding molecular chaperone HtpG, producing MSVETQKETLGFQTEVKQLLHLMIHSLYSNKEIFLRELISNASDAADKLRFEALAKPELLEGGADLKIRLSFDKDAKTVTLEDNGIGMNRDDVIAHLGTIAKSGTADFLKNLSGDQKKDSHLIGQFGVGFYSAFIVADKVDVYSRRAGTPASEGVHWSSAGEGEFEVATVEKAERGTRIVLHLKNGEEEFADGWRLRNIVKKYSDHIALPIELPKEFHGEEQDKPTEPEWETVNRASALWTRPRTEVKDEEYQEFYKHVAHDFDNPLSWSHNKVEGKLEYTSLLYVPGRAPFDLYHREAPKGLKLYVQRVFIMDQADEFLPLYLRFIKGVVDSNDLSLNVSREILQKDPVIDSMKSALTKRVLDMLEKLAKDKPEDYKNFWKQFGQVLKEGPAEDFANKEKIAGLLRFASTNDASGEQSVSLADYLGRMKEGQDKIYFLTGESYAQVKNSPHLEVFRKKGIEVLLLTDRIDEWLMSYLTDFDGKQFADVARGDLDLGKLDSEEDKKAQEEIAKSKEGLIERLKGALGDEVAEVRVSHRLTDSPAILAIGEQDLGLQMRQILEASGQKVPESKPIFEINPQHPLIEKLDAEPDEDRFADLSHILFDQAALAAGDSLKDPAAYVQRLNKLLVELSA from the coding sequence ATGAGTGTGGAGACTCAAAAAGAAACCCTGGGCTTCCAGACCGAAGTGAAGCAGCTGCTTCATCTGATGATCCATTCGCTGTATTCCAACAAGGAAATCTTCCTTCGCGAGCTTATTTCCAACGCCTCCGATGCCGCTGACAAGCTGCGCTTCGAAGCGCTGGCCAAGCCGGAGTTGCTCGAGGGCGGTGCCGATCTGAAGATCCGCCTCAGCTTTGACAAGGACGCCAAGACCGTCACGCTGGAAGACAACGGCATCGGCATGAACCGCGATGACGTGATTGCGCATCTGGGCACCATCGCCAAGTCTGGTACTGCCGACTTCCTGAAGAATCTCTCTGGCGACCAGAAGAAGGATTCGCACCTGATCGGTCAGTTCGGTGTGGGTTTCTATTCCGCCTTCATCGTCGCCGACAAGGTTGATGTCTACAGCCGCCGCGCCGGCACGCCAGCCAGCGAAGGCGTGCACTGGTCCTCGGCAGGCGAGGGCGAGTTCGAAGTTGCCACGGTCGAAAAGGCCGAGCGCGGTACTCGTATCGTCCTGCACCTGAAAAACGGCGAGGAAGAGTTCGCCGATGGCTGGCGCCTGCGCAACATCGTCAAGAAGTACTCCGACCACATCGCCCTGCCCATCGAGTTGCCGAAGGAGTTCCATGGCGAGGAACAGGACAAGCCGACCGAACCCGAGTGGGAGACGGTCAACCGCGCCAGTGCACTCTGGACTCGTCCGCGCACCGAGGTGAAGGACGAGGAGTATCAGGAGTTCTACAAGCACGTCGCCCACGACTTCGACAATCCGCTGTCCTGGAGCCACAACAAGGTCGAGGGCAAGTTGGAGTACACCTCGCTGCTCTATGTGCCTGGACGTGCGCCGTTCGATCTGTATCACCGCGAGGCACCCAAGGGCCTGAAGCTCTACGTCCAGCGCGTGTTCATCATGGATCAGGCCGATGAGTTCCTGCCGCTCTATCTGCGCTTCATCAAGGGTGTGGTGGACTCCAACGACCTGTCGCTGAACGTGTCCCGCGAGATTCTGCAGAAGGATCCGGTCATCGATTCGATGAAGTCGGCGCTGACCAAGCGTGTGCTCGACATGCTGGAGAAACTGGCCAAGGACAAGCCCGAGGATTACAAGAACTTCTGGAAGCAGTTCGGCCAGGTGCTCAAGGAAGGCCCGGCGGAAGACTTCGCCAACAAGGAGAAGATCGCCGGCCTGCTGCGCTTTGCTTCCACCAACGACGCCTCGGGTGAGCAGTCGGTTTCGCTGGCCGATTACCTCGGCCGCATGAAGGAAGGCCAGGACAAGATCTACTTCCTCACCGGCGAGAGCTACGCGCAGGTCAAGAACAGTCCGCACCTGGAGGTGTTCCGCAAGAAGGGCATCGAGGTGCTGCTGCTGACCGATCGCATTGACGAGTGGCTGATGAGCTACCTCACCGACTTTGACGGCAAGCAGTTCGCCGATGTCGCACGCGGCGATCTGGACCTGGGCAAACTGGATTCCGAAGAGGACAAGAAGGCTCAGGAAGAAATCGCCAAGTCCAAGGAAGGCCTGATCGAGCGTCTGAAGGGCGCACTGGGTGACGAAGTCGCCGAGGTGCGGGTTTCCCACCGCCTGACCGATTCACCGGCAATCCTTGCGATCGGCGAACAGGATCTTGGCCTGCAGATGCGTCAGATTCTCGAGGCGAGCGGGCAGAAGGTGCCGGAATCCAAACCGATCTTCGAAATCAACCCGCAGCATCCGCTGATCGAAAAGCTGGATGCCGAGCCGGATGAGGATCGCTTTGCCGACCTTTCGCACATCCTGTTCGACCAAGCCGCACTCGCGGCGGGAGACAGCCTCAAGGATCCGGCTGCGTATGTGCAGCGCCTGAACAAGTTGCTGGTCGAGCTCTCAGCCTGA
- a CDS encoding PaaI family thioesterase codes for MSTLNLNELVREAHASNDYDSLIKLVPYAKLIGIECLRLGDEMVFRLPQSEDNIGNPLPAIHGGVIAGFMEHAALLHLLMFMGAPHLPKIIDFSIDYLRAGHYRDTFAACQVWRQGRRVANVAITAWQTHQAEPIATARCHFKIDEP; via the coding sequence ATGAGCACACTGAACCTCAACGAACTGGTGCGCGAAGCGCATGCCAGCAACGATTACGACTCGCTGATCAAGTTGGTGCCGTACGCCAAGCTGATAGGTATCGAATGCTTGCGGCTGGGCGACGAGATGGTTTTCCGGCTGCCGCAGAGCGAGGACAACATCGGCAATCCGCTGCCGGCCATTCACGGCGGAGTCATTGCGGGCTTCATGGAACACGCGGCGCTGCTGCATCTGCTGATGTTCATGGGGGCGCCACATTTGCCCAAAATCATCGACTTCTCGATAGATTATCTGCGCGCCGGTCACTATCGTGACACCTTTGCCGCCTGCCAGGTCTGGCGTCAGGGTCGTAGGGTCGCCAACGTCGCGATCACGGCTTGGCAGACCCATCAGGCCGAGCCCATCGCCACCGCCCGCTGCCATTTCAAGATCGACGAGCCCTGA
- a CDS encoding PaaI family thioesterase has product MSDSQILERTQRFLSFLRHCQVLGLSVEHADSRGLTLRLPYSEKIIGNPETGGVHGGAITTLMDTTCGISTACALPELEVCPTLDLRIDYMHPAEAGHDIFGFAECYRVTPTVIFTRGVAYQRDINEPIAHVVGTFMRMGKATQGVFSKDGAA; this is encoded by the coding sequence ATGAGCGATAGCCAGATACTCGAGCGCACCCAGCGCTTCCTGTCCTTCCTGCGGCATTGTCAGGTACTGGGCCTAAGCGTCGAACATGCCGACAGCAGGGGGCTCACGCTGCGCCTTCCGTACAGCGAGAAGATTATCGGTAATCCGGAAACCGGAGGCGTTCATGGTGGCGCGATCACCACGCTGATGGACACCACTTGCGGAATCTCCACCGCCTGCGCGTTGCCGGAGCTGGAGGTTTGCCCGACGCTTGATCTGCGTATCGACTACATGCACCCGGCGGAAGCGGGTCACGATATTTTTGGCTTCGCCGAGTGTTACCGCGTTACGCCAACGGTGATATTCACCCGCGGCGTTGCCTACCAGCGTGACATCAACGAGCCAATCGCTCATGTAGTGGGCACCTTCATGCGTATGGGCAAGGCCACTCAGGGCGTGTTCAGCAAGGATGGCGCGGCATGA
- a CDS encoding DUF599 domain-containing protein, with protein sequence MTLSDSNLPHLIAVLWFVVCWVGYTRYAGWRGRDTACLASVLHLYRQDWMQRLLLRDNRIADANVIGNLERNASFFASSTLIILAGILTALGASERAVSLLADLPFAQPVSRGLSEIKLLCLAVVFVYAFFTFSWCMRQYNFAAVLVASAPMVGERNVSDQERKAFAERAARVLSMAANQFNFGLRAYYFGMATLAWFVHPWFFMAVTTGVVLILYRREFHSDVLGVMVFTPTSPAEMPKE encoded by the coding sequence ATGACGTTATCTGATTCAAACCTGCCGCATCTGATCGCTGTACTCTGGTTTGTCGTCTGCTGGGTCGGATACACCCGCTACGCGGGATGGCGCGGCCGCGACACCGCCTGCCTCGCCAGCGTGTTGCACTTGTATCGACAGGACTGGATGCAACGCCTGCTGCTGCGCGACAACCGCATCGCCGATGCCAACGTGATCGGCAATCTGGAGCGCAACGCCTCCTTCTTTGCATCCAGTACGCTGATCATTCTCGCCGGTATCCTGACCGCGCTGGGGGCGTCGGAGCGCGCGGTGTCGCTGCTCGCCGATCTGCCGTTCGCGCAGCCGGTCAGTCGCGGGCTGTCGGAGATCAAACTGCTGTGCCTGGCCGTCGTCTTCGTTTATGCGTTCTTCACCTTCAGTTGGTGCATGCGCCAGTACAACTTTGCCGCGGTACTGGTGGCGTCGGCGCCGATGGTAGGGGAGCGCAATGTCAGCGACCAGGAGCGCAAGGCTTTTGCCGAGCGCGCAGCGCGGGTCCTTTCCATGGCGGCCAACCAGTTCAACTTCGGCCTGCGGGCCTACTACTTCGGCATGGCGACGTTGGCCTGGTTCGTCCACCCATGGTTCTTCATGGCGGTCACCACCGGCGTGGTACTGATTCTCTACCGCCGTGAATTCCACTCGGACGTGCTTGGGGTAATGGTATTCACGCCAACTTCCCCGGCCGAAATGCCCAAGGAGTAG
- the brnQ gene encoding branched-chain amino acid transport system II carrier protein produces the protein MNRLKGFDLLALGFMTFALFLGAGNIIFPPSAGMAAGEFVWHAALGFLLTGVGLPLLTVVALARVGGGMDRLTAPLGKVAGTVLAVAVYLAIGPLFATPRTAVVSFEMGIAPFSGNAGMPLFIYTLVFFAAMLFLVLNPGQLVNRIGKFITPVLLSALLVLGGAAIFAPAGEVGAATESYRASPLIKGFLEGYLTMDTLGALVFGIVIATAIRDRGVTEPALVTRYSMIAGVIAAIGLSLVYLALFYLGATSQGIAAGAENGVQILTTYVQHTFGTPGSLLLAVVITLACLTTAVGLTTACGEFFSALLPVSYRAVVIVFALFSLLVANQGLTQLISVSVPVLVGLYPLAIVLVALSLLDRFWLSASRVFVPVMGVTLIFGVVDGLAAAGLGNWVPTLFAQLPLADQSMGWLVPVLVMLVLAVVTDRLLGRADRQRQV, from the coding sequence ATGAATCGTTTGAAAGGTTTTGACCTGCTGGCACTTGGTTTCATGACGTTTGCGCTGTTCCTTGGCGCCGGCAATATCATTTTTCCGCCCAGCGCTGGCATGGCAGCGGGGGAGTTCGTCTGGCACGCAGCACTGGGCTTCCTGCTGACCGGCGTCGGCCTGCCGCTGCTGACCGTCGTTGCGTTGGCCCGTGTTGGTGGTGGCATGGACCGCCTTACCGCGCCGCTTGGCAAAGTTGCCGGCACCGTACTGGCGGTGGCCGTCTATCTGGCGATAGGCCCGCTGTTCGCCACCCCGCGTACAGCCGTCGTCTCATTCGAGATGGGCATTGCGCCGTTCAGCGGCAACGCCGGCATGCCCCTGTTCATCTATACCCTGGTCTTTTTCGCCGCCATGCTGTTTCTGGTGCTAAATCCAGGGCAGTTGGTCAACCGCATCGGCAAGTTCATCACGCCGGTGCTGCTGTCGGCGCTATTGGTGCTAGGCGGCGCTGCAATCTTCGCCCCGGCAGGTGAGGTAGGCGCTGCTACCGAGAGCTATCGTGCTTCGCCGTTGATCAAGGGTTTCCTGGAAGGCTACCTGACCATGGACACGCTCGGCGCGCTGGTATTCGGGATCGTGATTGCCACCGCCATCCGTGACCGTGGCGTGACCGAACCGGCGCTGGTGACGCGTTATTCGATGATTGCCGGCGTGATCGCGGCTATCGGCTTGTCGCTGGTGTACCTGGCACTGTTCTATCTTGGCGCCACGAGCCAGGGTATTGCTGCAGGTGCCGAAAACGGTGTGCAGATTCTAACCACCTATGTGCAGCACACCTTCGGCACCCCCGGCAGCCTGTTGCTCGCTGTGGTCATCACCCTGGCTTGCCTGACGACTGCAGTGGGCCTGACCACGGCCTGCGGTGAGTTCTTCAGCGCGTTGCTGCCTGTGTCCTACCGCGCTGTTGTGATCGTATTTGCGCTGTTCAGCCTGCTGGTGGCAAACCAGGGGCTGACCCAGCTGATCAGCGTGTCGGTACCCGTGCTGGTAGGCCTGTATCCACTGGCAATCGTGCTGGTCGCACTGAGCCTGCTGGACCGCTTCTGGTTGTCGGCGTCGCGGGTGTTCGTGCCGGTGATGGGCGTGACGTTGATTTTCGGGGTGGTCGACGGCCTCGCTGCGGCGGGTCTGGGGAACTGGGTGCCGACCTTGTTCGCGCAACTGCCCTTGGCGGATCAGAGCATGGGCTGGCTGGTTCCAGTACTGGTGATGCTGGTCTTGGCTGTTGTCACGGATCGCCTGCTCGGGCGCGCCGATCGACAACGCCAGGTGTAG